In Oligoflexia bacterium, the genomic stretch TTAAAAATTTTAATGGTTCTATCAAGTGACCCTGACTGCCTAGGGGGAGTTGATTTATCCATTCAGATCTTTCATCAACGATGTGAAGTTCAATGGTAGTGCCAACTAAAACGGATGCTAATTGTTGGGCAACATGCCCCGCCCCAAAGCAAAGTACTTTTGTGAGTGGCATTTGTTTTTCAAAATACACTTCAACTTTTCCGCCACAACACTGCTTAAGATCAGTTGATAATTTATACTCTTCAACATGGGTTTTATCTGAACTTTCAAGTAATAATTCTGCACGTTTAAGAACTTCAAACTCAAGTTGTCCACCGCCTAAAGTGCCCCAAAAACCACCTTTCCAGATAAGCATCTTTGCTCCTGGAGTTTGGGGTGCAGAGCCCCAACGCTTTGTCAAAATAGCCATCACTTGGGGTTTGGAGGTGTCTTGATTTTTTAAGAAGTGATTCATACAAGAGAAGTATAAAAACTTAAGAGATTTGGTCAATTTTTATTAAAATAATTAATTATTTGTCCAGGGCCAGCCCTTACGCGCCTTAAGATGCATTAATAATTGTGGGCCAAAATATACCGTGCTGTATTGAATCCAGTTTTGATAAAATTCAAAAAATCTTGGAGGATCAACTCGTTTGGGATTTTGCCTATTCAACGGGGCAAAATATTGTACTTCCCAGAGGTCTTGGTGCTTACGAATGGCTAGTATGTCCATTTTCCCACTACTTCCGTGACCTTGATAGTAAGCCGTATACTGTCTGAAAACTTTATGTGAATCGCGGTAGTCGATAATATTAATTTTAGAATCGCCAAATTTAAATTCAGCCCTACAATTATCGGTTGAGTTATTAAATGAAATGCTAAATGGAAAATTGTTAAAGCGAAGTATGTATTCTTGAGCTGAGGTGGGATTTGGAAATTTGAAGTTTAATAGATCTTCATTGGGAGTAGGTTCAAGGCTACGCCCAGTAATGCTACCATTTCGCTGAATAGTGATTACCTCAGTTTTATCGTTATTAGATAATGTAATGATTTCCTCAATGGAGTTCTCTGAAATCACTCTGGTAATTTTTTGTGAAAATATAATGCGCACAGGATGTGATTTTGAGCCAAATGAACGCTCACTCCTATCTTGGTTGATTGAAAGTAATGGAAACTGGAGTTCAACTTTCTGGATATACTGAGAAAAGGTGCGTATGAACGTTTGAAAAATAACTTCGGGTGATAATAATTTTTCTGAGATCTGCGCCATGCCCACTTTAGGTGATAAAAATATCATGAAACAGAAAATAGCTTTCATGAAGGTTTTCATTTTTGCTTTCCCCGTCGATCATCAATGACTAAATCACCATTTTTAATTGCAGAAATTATATCTCGAATAATTGTCTTTACCTGTTGAATGGGTCCATTTGTGTTAAGTATGAATTGCACAAGTGTTAGTTCTTCAAAGAATTTTGATGTCTGCTCTCCACTGCTAATTAATTCAGTGGCAGGAAAATCTTTAAGCAATAGATTGATAATTGAATTCATTGAACCTATCACTGCTGTAATAACTGGTCCGTTAGCAGCATTTTGAAATGCTTCAAGTGAAGTTTCACTGACGGGGCCGATTGAATATATAATTCTGCCAGTAGGCAATGCCAGCGCTCTTAAATTTCTTGTTCCTTGGCTAAAATGCGCTTCTCTTTCAAATTCATTACCTAGAAAGTGAAAATCAATGTCAATGTGTTCTGGTAGCTCATATGACAGCACCGAGGCTTCAATACCTGGTGACTCGATCATTGTTAAGGCTAATTTATCTTTAAGATAAAATCGTGTAATCACACGCTCACCAGTGCGAAGAGTGTCAAATTTCATAACTGAAAATTTTTTAATTCTATCATTCACAATGTAACTAATTGTACGACGTGTTTCGTTGAGGCTCAGTTCAAATTCACGTTTACCTTTAAGTACCAAACTCCAACTAGGTGTAAGGCTGATACCTTCAGTAACTATGTTTTCACTAAAAGTAATCTTCCCGCGACAACCAACGTAATCAACTTGTTCTATGAGCCCTGTTTTTGTTGGTGAATAAGTGTACTGAATGGCAGCTAGTGGTTTTTTGGGTTGCACTTCGTCGCCCGAATTACAGGCGACTTCATTGTTTGAGGAGAACTCAACACGGTTATCGACAACTTTGGCGATATAGTTATTTGAAAGGTCTTGCACTTTTTGAGAGAGGATATCGCGAAATAATGTACTAAGTGTTTTCACGGTGAATACTACGGGCATAGGAACATTTTGAGCAAAGACCTGAGATGAAAATGCTGTGAGAGTAAAAATTAAAAACCATTTCATTTTCAAATACTCACTTAATTTGGGTTGGTCGAATTAACACAAGCGGGTTTATCGCTAGGTATTAGACCTTTACGTGTGAGTAAATTATTTTGCGTGTTATAGTTTAAATTGATTTTACGCTTAGCTTGAATAAAATTTCCGTCATGCATGTTTGCAGATTCTAGCGTTACTTGAAATTCAACTATTGGTTTATCTTTTATTTTTTGCGGCAGAGTTTTAAATAAAAAACCACCATTGAGCATAAGATTTTCGACTTGTCTTTGCCCTTGTTGTTTAAACCCACTGGAACTTTCAATGGTGATATTCACATATTGTTGATAAGTATTAAGTGTCGCAAGGTTCGGATTTAGTTTAAAGCCAAGTACAGGTACTCCATTGGGTGTTCGTAGATAATAGGGTTCAAGACTGTTGAGCACTTCATCTAAATTACCTTGGTGGCATAGATTGCGTTTATAATCATCAGTGAATGTTGCGCGCGATTGGTTTGTGTCATCAGTAGCGAGTTGTTCAATATACTGCATCCAGGGCATAGCATTGGCTCGTATTGTAACGAGAAGTTTTTTACGTACCATTTCTTTATTTTTACCAAAAATGAACAAGCCGGTCGTTTTTTTAGTGGCTACTTCAGCTGAGTCTGCACTGACAATGTAGTATGTAACGCCCGTTGGTAAATCTATTTGGGGGGAAGACACTTGAAGTAGAATGATATTTTCAGAATTTTTAAAATCTTTAACGCCGTAATTAATATTTAAATTTTTGATACGAATTAAATCCTGTTGTTCGTGTGACACACTCACTTCGCCACGAACATCAATGCCTAGATTATTTGTTTTTATTTCACTCACATTGGGAAAACTAGTGTGATGGGGTGATGTATGTGCAAAATGAAAACTTTCGAGATTTGGTACTGGTATGCGAATTGTATTTTTAAATTCAATTTCGCGAGAGGTTCGCAGTGCAAGTAATGATGCTGACACCTTTGAGGTCTTTAAAAGCATTAAACTATCTTTAAGTGAAACTTTAGATTTTCCATTTCCTGATGAATTAATGCCTAGCGAAGCTTCAAATTCAGAAATACCTTCATCAGTGGCTTCGAATACCTCGATGATGATTGGTACTACAACTGGCGGAATGAAATGTTCAAAACGATCAGCTTCTTTAATAAAAAACTTCATACGTGCTAGTGTTGTTTCGTCGTGATGCCAATAAGAAATATAACCTGCGTTGGGAACAGAAAGATGATCCCCATTGATGTTTCCGTTTAGGGGAATTCCTCCAAAAATTTCATCGCGCATACGAGAGATGATTGCAGTAGCGCTAGAATTTTGTACGAGATAAGTGCAAGTTTTTAAAGTTTCATTACAAACTGGTTCACCAGGGTTACGCTCAATATGTACGGGTTGAGGTTCTTGATCTGCATAAATTATGGTGGGTTGTGTGATGCTAAAAACCAACGCAAAAAATATATTAAGGTATGCTGCCGACATGGAAACTCCTTCAATTGTTATGAAGGGCGAACCTACCGCATCGCAATATACTAAGCTAGATTATTTAGACTCGTAGCGACATTTTCCTTGAATATATGTGGCTCTTACCGTGGGTTCTCCACCCAAGAATAAGAGTGCCGATAATAGATCATCAGGGGAGTCGCATTGTTTTACGCGATCAGCAACAAGGCTACGGCCTTTTAAATCATGAACCACAAAATCGGCTATGTAATTTTTTTCAAAAACACCTAAGCGATCTCCATCCCCTAAGGCAAGTGCACCAGCTCGTGTTGCCAAATAAAGTAGTTCACTTGGCTTCATGAAATATTTTTGTAGGGCCTGAGCTTCGTAGCAACATCGAGCCGTACTATGCATTGAGAGATCCCAACCCCCGCCCACATCAGAACCCAGGGCAATTGATAAGCCTTGATTGCGCATTTTCTGATACGGAAACAATCCACTTCCTAAAAAGAAATTACTACTCGGGCAGTGTACTAAATGACTCTTTTGTCGTTTTAAAATATTCACTTCTTCGTTTTTTAAATAAATGCAATGACCCAAAAGACTTTTGTCATCGATTAATCCATGTTGCGCGTATACATCAGTATAGTTTTTAGATTTTGGAAACAGATCTGCAACCCATTTTATTTCTTCAGGTGTTTCTCCTAAATGAGTTTGTACCAAAAGGTGAGGGTGTTCTTTGCGAAGCTGACTTACACCTTCTAAAAGCTCATTCGTAGATGTGGGTGCAAAGCGAACAGTGATGGCGGGTTTTACACGCTCAGTTTTTTTCCACTTTTTAATTAGACCTTCAAGTTCAATGAGTGCTTCATCGGCGGGTTGCAAAAGATTTTCAGGGGCATTGCGATCCATGAGAACTTTTCCTACATG encodes the following:
- the xdhC gene encoding xanthine dehydrogenase accessory protein XdhC; its protein translation is MNHFLKNQDTSKPQVMAILTKRWGSAPQTPGAKMLIWKGGFWGTLGGGQLEFEVLKRAELLLESSDKTHVEEYKLSTDLKQCCGGKVEVYFEKQMPLTKVLCFGAGHVAQQLASVLVGTTIELHIVDERSEWINQLPLGSQGHLIEPLKFLNHNLSDISTKANIAVVMTHSHDLDEKLIDTLASKSDFKHIGLIGSDTKWRRFKHRLGNASLTESMLEKVQCPVGVFKGKSKEPRDIAISIAAQILQWVDEGES
- the guaD gene encoding guanine deaminase; translated protein: MIVLHRAQWLFDAPSPDMLRYFEKGALAIDDEGEILDFGPFTTLRKLYPKAKVFDHGPHSVITPGFIDCHVHAPQMEMMASAGYSLLEWLNNHTFPVEAKYANATYATKRWKEFCNGLLSCGTTYAAIYATSHTPATLKLMEVAEKSGLRAHVGKVLMDRNAPENLLQPADEALIELEGLIKKWKKTERVKPAITVRFAPTSTNELLEGVSQLRKEHPHLLVQTHLGETPEEIKWVADLFPKSKNYTDVYAQHGLIDDKSLLGHCIYLKNEEVNILKRQKSHLVHCPSSNFFLGSGLFPYQKMRNQGLSIALGSDVGGGWDLSMHSTARCCYEAQALQKYFMKPSELLYLATRAGALALGDGDRLGVFEKNYIADFVVHDLKGRSLVADRVKQCDSPDDLLSALLFLGGEPTVRATYIQGKCRYESK